Proteins from one Streptomyces sp. NBC_00289 genomic window:
- a CDS encoding glycoside hydrolase family 15 protein, which produces MHPRIEDYAVIGDEQTAALVGMDGSVDWLCLPRFDSAACFARLLGGDENGHWRIAPTGHEGACARRAYRPDTLVLDTEWETDEGSVRVTDLMPQRDVAPDLVRVVEGLSGRVTVRSTLRLRFDYGSIVPWMRRSDGHRVAVAGPDSVWLRSEPAVPTWGEHFGTHSEFTVEAGEKVAFVLTWHPSHEPRPPLVDPYEALRVSVADWRAWSSRCRYDGPHRDIVVRSLITLKALTYAPTGGIVAAATTSLPEEVGGVRNWDYRYCWLRDSTLTLGALLAAGYHEEAEAWRNWLVRAAAGDPADLQIMYGLAGERRLPEYELPWLSGFAGSAPVRIGNAAVNQLQLDVYGEVMDSLALGRLAGLSVEPHMWSLQCALMDFLVSAWQQPDEGLWEVRGERRHFVHSKVMVWVAADRAVRTREADPSLHGDLDGWRAMRDEVHREVCEKGYDPERNTFTQSYGSRELDASLLLIPRVGFLPPDDPRVLGTIDAIRDGLGHSGFVRRYSSERTDVDGLPGDEGTFLVCSFWLADALHMTGRTKEARELFERLAGLANDVGLLAEEYDPVAGRLLGNFPQAFSHIGLVNTALALFGDEEAG; this is translated from the coding sequence GTGCACCCCCGCATCGAGGACTACGCCGTCATCGGCGACGAACAGACCGCGGCCCTCGTCGGCATGGACGGTTCCGTCGACTGGCTCTGTCTGCCCCGCTTCGACTCGGCCGCCTGTTTCGCCAGACTGCTGGGCGGCGACGAGAACGGCCACTGGCGCATCGCGCCCACGGGCCACGAGGGCGCCTGCGCCCGCCGTGCCTACCGCCCCGACACCCTCGTGCTCGACACCGAGTGGGAGACCGACGAGGGCAGCGTGCGGGTCACCGACCTGATGCCGCAGCGCGACGTCGCCCCCGATCTCGTACGCGTCGTCGAGGGCCTCAGCGGCCGGGTCACCGTCCGCAGCACGCTGCGGCTGCGTTTCGACTACGGCTCGATCGTGCCGTGGATGCGCCGCTCCGACGGCCATCGGGTGGCAGTCGCGGGCCCGGACTCGGTGTGGCTGCGCAGCGAGCCCGCCGTCCCCACCTGGGGCGAGCACTTCGGCACGCACTCGGAGTTCACGGTCGAGGCGGGTGAGAAGGTCGCGTTCGTCCTCACCTGGCATCCCTCGCACGAGCCGCGCCCGCCGCTCGTCGACCCCTACGAGGCGCTGCGCGTCAGCGTCGCCGACTGGCGGGCGTGGTCGTCCCGCTGCCGCTACGACGGGCCGCACCGGGACATCGTCGTACGCTCCCTGATCACCCTCAAGGCCCTCACCTACGCGCCCACCGGCGGCATCGTAGCCGCGGCCACCACCTCGCTGCCGGAGGAGGTCGGCGGGGTGCGCAACTGGGACTACCGCTACTGCTGGCTGCGCGACTCCACCCTCACGCTGGGCGCACTGCTCGCGGCCGGCTACCACGAGGAGGCGGAGGCCTGGCGGAACTGGCTGGTGCGCGCGGCCGCGGGCGACCCGGCGGACCTGCAGATCATGTACGGCCTGGCCGGCGAGCGCCGACTGCCCGAGTACGAGCTGCCGTGGCTGTCCGGCTTCGCCGGCTCGGCGCCGGTACGGATCGGCAACGCGGCCGTGAACCAGCTCCAGCTGGACGTGTACGGCGAGGTCATGGACTCGCTCGCGCTGGGCCGCCTCGCCGGCCTGTCCGTCGAACCGCACATGTGGTCGTTGCAGTGCGCCCTGATGGACTTCCTGGTCTCGGCGTGGCAGCAGCCGGACGAGGGGCTGTGGGAGGTGCGCGGGGAGCGCCGGCACTTCGTCCACTCGAAGGTGATGGTGTGGGTGGCCGCCGACCGGGCGGTGCGCACACGGGAGGCGGACCCGAGCCTGCACGGCGACCTCGACGGCTGGCGCGCGATGCGCGACGAGGTGCACCGCGAGGTGTGCGAGAAGGGCTACGACCCCGAGCGGAACACGTTCACGCAGTCCTACGGCTCGCGCGAGCTCGACGCCTCCCTGCTGCTCATCCCCCGCGTCGGTTTCCTGCCGCCCGACGACCCGCGCGTGCTCGGCACCATCGACGCGATCCGCGACGGGCTGGGCCACAGCGGTTTCGTGCGCCGCTACAGCTCCGAGCGGACGGACGTCGACGGGCTGCCGGGCGACGAGGGCACCTTCCTGGTGTGCTCGTTCTGGCTCGCGGACGCGCTGCACATGACGGGCCGCACGAAGGAGGCCCGGGAGCTGTTCGAACGGCTGGCGGGACTCGCCAACGACGTGGGTCTGCTGGCCGAGGAGTACGACCCGGTGGCCGGCCGCCTGCTCGGCAACTTCCCGCAGGCGTTCAGCCACATCGGCCTGGTGAACACCGCCCTCGCCCTGTTCGGGGACGAGGAGGCAGGATAG
- a CDS encoding SURF1 family protein, translated as MYRFLLSRQWVILTLISLLLIPTMIRLGFWQMDRHDLRTARNQLVSDALAAKPVPVEQLTTPGHAVTRAERYRTVTATGTFDTARELVVRRRVNTDETVGFHVLTPFVLTDGKVLLVNRGWIPADAAQTVFPKIPAPPHGRTTVTGRLMADETTAASGIKDIKGLPDRQIMLINSEQEARRLGAEVLGGYIAQTAPQPKGGSPELLGDPGREDAALNLAYAIQWWLFSAGVPVGWVVLVRREARDRRAAAAGEDAPASEPVSV; from the coding sequence GTGTACCGCTTCCTGTTGTCCCGGCAGTGGGTGATCCTCACGCTGATCTCCCTCCTCCTCATCCCCACGATGATCAGGCTGGGCTTCTGGCAGATGGACCGCCACGACCTGCGCACCGCCCGGAACCAGCTGGTCTCGGACGCGCTGGCCGCCAAGCCGGTCCCCGTGGAGCAGCTGACCACGCCCGGGCACGCCGTCACCCGCGCGGAGCGTTACCGCACCGTGACCGCGACCGGCACCTTCGACACGGCGCGAGAACTCGTCGTCAGGCGCCGCGTCAACACCGACGAGACGGTCGGCTTCCACGTCCTCACCCCGTTCGTCCTCACCGACGGGAAGGTGCTGCTGGTCAACCGCGGCTGGATTCCCGCGGACGCGGCGCAGACCGTCTTCCCGAAGATCCCCGCACCGCCGCACGGCCGCACCACCGTGACCGGGCGCCTGATGGCCGACGAGACGACCGCGGCGAGCGGCATCAAGGACATCAAGGGACTCCCCGACCGGCAGATCATGCTGATCAACAGCGAGCAGGAGGCACGGCGGCTGGGCGCCGAGGTGCTCGGCGGCTACATCGCACAGACAGCGCCCCAGCCCAAGGGCGGCTCTCCCGAGCTGCTCGGCGATCCCGGCAGGGAGGACGCGGCGCTGAACCTCGCGTACGCCATCCAGTGGTGGCTGTTCTCCGCGGGCGTCCCGGTCGGCTGGGTCGTCCTGGTGCGGCGGGAGGCCCGCGACAGGCGCGCGGCGGCCGCCGGCGAGGACGCACCGGCGTCGGAACCGGTGTCGGTGTAG